The Juglans regia cultivar Chandler chromosome 10, Walnut 2.0, whole genome shotgun sequence genome includes the window TGACACAAATAAAATGTcatctccaatttttttttagcacgTTTAATGCAATTCTACactaacaagaaaaaaatattttaatgtccATGCGTGTGATGtgcctatctctctctctctctctctctctgaatagAGGTCGCATTTCTCATCTATGTTTACACAGAGTCGTACAGAAACAAAGCACAAAACATGTTTCCAATGACTATTAAGGGAATtcctacacacacacacccttTCTAATTCTTTGTTCCTTCCTCCACATGATGTCGTTGCCTTCTGCAGCTTTTGACGTTCTCAAAGCAAACACAACAGCTCCCAACCCCCTTCACCCCCACCTTAAACTAAACTAATACCTCAGTCTTGTCCTCTCCTTTCTCAGTCCTTTGTTCCTCCCCtgttcctctcctctcctctctgttttctcttttaaatacTCTATTTTCCTCTGATTTCAAAATCGTTGTTGCACAAGTCGCAAAGATGTATGGAAGGGAGAAATCGCCTCGAGAATACTCATTCCCccaaagaagaagaactccttctttctcttccactcTCTTAGACGTTATTTCCCGTTCCATCGACGAACCCAAAGCCGACGAAGCTCACTTCAAAGAAACAACCGTGCTCAAGAAACAGAGCATCTCCAGCTCTAAGCGAGGCAGTTGGGTACAAGAAGAGGACAGGGAGGTAAAGAATCTTCGTCGGTCGGTCATGATCGAAGATTGGATGGAGAAGCAGAGCATTCACAGCTCTGTGCTATTCAATTCAACCTCAAGCTCGTCAGAGTCTAGCTCTGGCGCAGGCTTCTCATCATCGGAAACAGAGTCTTTCTACAAACACAAACCAAAACCCAAGTTGCAGAGCTCCAAGAAGCAGACGAAGTTGGAGTATCGGAATTCAGAGAAGCATCCCAAGTCGAAGAGTGAAGGAAGTTCCGCGAAGTTGAAGCTACAGGGGTTGAAAATGTACAGCGAGTTGAAGAAAGCGAAGCAGCCCATTTCACCAAGGGGTCGCATTGCTAGCTTTCTCAACTCGATTTTCAATTCGGATAACGTGAAGAAAGCCAAAATGTGCTATGTTGGAGCTGTAGAAGATGTGAACTTTGAGCCCAAATCGAAGTCTGCATGTTCTTCTGCAGCTTCGTTTTCCAGGTCTTGCTTGAGCAAAACCCCTGCTTCAAGAGGAAAACTGAGCAATGGTATCAAAAGATCTGTGAGGTTTTATCCTCGTAGCGTGATCGTTGGAGAGGATTCTCAGCCCTGCGgtcataaatgtatttatgaagaGGATCCAAGCCTAATGACGAttccaactcttccaaaaatgtcGAAAACTCGTTCTGTAAAGAAGGTTACAACTGCATTTGGTTTGAGAGGTTTAGGCCACagggaggatgatgatgatgatgatgatgatgccgagagctattcGAGCTCGGATTTGTTTGAGCTTGATCACCTTGTTGGAATTGGGAGGTACAGAGAGGAGCTTCCAGTGTATGAAACtacaaatttgaaaacaaatcaaGCAATTGCTGATGGCTTGATTTTTTAGTTCATTTGACATCATTGTAATTAATGGTTTGGAgaattaaattaactttgaaatttgaattagtTCTTTTTTACAGAGTTTTTACTTTACCTCAGAGTGGTTTTAGCAGTTCTGGAAGAACTCTTTCTGAATAAAGTGGCTAACCTTGCAGAGAGTAATGATCATTTGATGTGAAATGCAGCAATGGAGGAATTCAAAAGTTAAAATGTCACATTCAAAAGCCTAATTGTCAAAGCAATAGACAAAGATGGAttttaaaagtgaaaaaaaggaaaaagctaaCAGAGATCGATCTCCCACATGAGATGGGAGAAAGTTCAAAAGCACTTACTTTTTCACTGGCTCAGCACATGGCATCACCTTCACTGGTAAATTCAGTCCCACTTTTGAAATCATAGAATTAAAAATGATTACAAAGTTTaactttttcccttcttttttgtttttatttgattaacaACTACTTTAACTGCAAGTGAAGGAAGAAACAGTAAAGTTCAAtacaagccaaaaaaaaaaataataataataataatacataacCACACACCAGATAGTAACACAATTGGTGCTTATTATTGAAGTATGCACGTGCAAGTAGGAAGTCGTCTCAAGTTGGGTCTATAAATTCTTCTGcacactccttttaaaaaaagacttatttttctaaatgatGGATATTGGATACCACTTTTTTTACATACCTTAAGATTGAATCTGGTAATACTCTTAATGTAGTGATATTCAAAAATTGTGTATCTGTTAAGGAATAATCACACATTATCTTCGGATAAGGTATTAgatatgtttataaagaatgaacaatCTTTTCTTGTAGaatcggttttatgagatgattTAAGCCTATAAAATTCTTTACGGTATTAGAGCCTGCCACAGGATGAATGGAGGCTcacactacttatcccgtgacaaggatCACAAAAAATTACTGGTCTGCATGTGAACAAGGTCTTggacatatttataaagaatgaacaatTATCTATTGTAGAAtcaattttatgaaatgaattaggcccataaatttcttcaatctctatCTAAATTGTAAGAAATTGTACTTATCTAAATTGTAGGAAATTGTAATTCTAGACAGAGACATTTCTTGAAAATATATCTTAACTGATACACTTTTGTTAACTGTTCTTGAATAGCATTCCTCAAACTTCTGCTAGGATAAAATGCAAACATATCAGTGGCCTTAATGTGGGAATTGACATAGTATCCACCATAACCATACTAGACACTTGGAAGACAAGTAGGGTCATGTATAAAGAATCTTCGAAGTCAAAAGTGTTGCAGGATCAGACATGATGGCAAAAATCCAAACTAACTTTTCCACCaatggagaaaataaaaagttttttgaCCAAAGTATATATTGTAGGATACTTTGGGATACCAGTGTTTGACTTCAATTCTATGGCTTCATCATCTACTTTGAATATCAAAGactaaaaagagagaaatacaGCAACAATGTATCTGCTGCAAAGGATAAGCAGAAGGAAAAGAGCAATAGCCTAGTTTGGATAatgtactttttattattttattattacttttcacatcattttcactactatttcatattctataattatttttttactactatttacagaatactCGAGAATACctaaatatccaaacacaacgattctttgtaactttttttctaCGGttacaaaacttgattttttcAATCCTAATAATACCCACTAAAAGaggattagaaaaagaaaaaggaaataaaaacactacagaTCCCATTATAGCTATTGCCAGTAAGAAATGGTGGGGTATGTTTCTTACCAACCATGCACAAAATCTGTAGTATACGCATAGAAGGATTATAAATTTGTAACAAGTGCTTGTGGGGAGAGAGCCACAAACCATACCCATCTAACAGCTTTGATCTCCCTTTATAAATGTCTCAATACAAAGAAAGGCTGCATTTTGGGTCACTAATGTGACAAACTGCACTGCAAGCTCATCACTGATTAATGGCACCCTATCCAAACCAGCTGCAAATTATGCACCTACCAATTAGGCACCTCTTGGATTTTCAGATAATGACACTGACTTCTTGTATATGAAGTGGTACACCTGTTTCAATGTGATATCATGTGTTAGATGGATAGGGATGATTGGGTTTGATTTTTCtagtataaataagaataatttaaGGCAAAATCAGAGTAGAAGTCTTGAATTTGAAGGCTAACTCCATACTTAATCTATATTTAATTGAACAATCTTCGTGCGTTGAACCCACTCAATAAAAAGGAGTTGAGAAATGTTACTTTACCCACTAATTTGTCCCCTCATTTGATACCtcatgtgttttaattttttttaaaaattttttctttacttaataattaaggaaatgattaCTAGTAtatcgatatttttttttatattttttaaaaatgttttaaaatgataaaaaaaatatggataaaaaattaaaaaaaaaatagatcaatttAACCTAACATTTAAATAGAACGGTATTACTCGAACAGCAGAGTAGACCGCTCAGAGTTTGCCTCACCAATTTAACTCATAAAAGAATTATGCTAATTATGACTTAGCAGATTGGCTGCTTCATTAGTGTTGAGTTAGTGAATTATGCAGGAGAGATCATAgcaaattgaaaagaaaacaaagtggggtaaacaagtaaaataataaaacatcatCTTTGGAAGAGACTTCTTGACAATGATCAAGATATCTGGCTTTTATTATTATGTAGAATTTCAAATCAAAACCATGATCAGTTTGGTGTCATCGAATATAGACCTCGCAACTACAGTATGCGACCCACCTGGCTCTGTCTGTACTCTGTACCGCATGTCAG containing:
- the LOC108982092 gene encoding protein BIG GRAIN 1-like A produces the protein MYGREKSPREYSFPQRRRTPSFSSTLLDVISRSIDEPKADEAHFKETTVLKKQSISSSKRGSWVQEEDREVKNLRRSVMIEDWMEKQSIHSSVLFNSTSSSSESSSGAGFSSSETESFYKHKPKPKLQSSKKQTKLEYRNSEKHPKSKSEGSSAKLKLQGLKMYSELKKAKQPISPRGRIASFLNSIFNSDNVKKAKMCYVGAVEDVNFEPKSKSACSSAASFSRSCLSKTPASRGKLSNGIKRSVRFYPRSVIVGEDSQPCGHKCIYEEDPSLMTIPTLPKMSKTRSVKKVTTAFGLRGLGHREDDDDDDDDAESYSSSDLFELDHLVGIGRYREELPVYETTNLKTNQAIADGLIF